One genomic region from Cardinium endosymbiont of Dermatophagoides farinae encodes:
- a CDS encoding superoxide dismutase yields the protein MIFTLPALPYAYNGLVPYIDAQTMEIHHTKHHQTYVDKLNQALAGTAIATAQGTEPSVLAHLLKDISAYHTAVRNNAGGHFNHSFFWNSLIPNSVQAPGAALLRVLENSFGSFEKFKETFTAAAAGHFGSGWAWLSVAKKDGSLFISTTNNQDNPLMNTTPVQEQGLPILGLDLWEHAYYLLYQNKRPAYIEAFWKIIHWEEVERRYMRAVQ from the coding sequence ATGATTTTTACACTTCCCGCTTTGCCTTATGCCTATAACGGGCTAGTACCCTACATAGATGCCCAAACTATGGAGATCCATCATACCAAACACCACCAAACCTATGTGGATAAACTCAATCAGGCGCTAGCGGGTACAGCAATAGCAACCGCACAAGGAACGGAACCATCGGTCTTGGCCCATCTCTTAAAGGATATAAGCGCTTACCATACTGCTGTGCGCAACAATGCTGGTGGCCACTTTAACCATTCCTTTTTTTGGAATAGCCTCATCCCTAATAGTGTCCAAGCCCCTGGAGCAGCTTTATTGCGTGTATTAGAAAATTCATTTGGCAGCTTTGAAAAATTTAAAGAAACCTTTACAGCAGCAGCTGCTGGACACTTTGGTTCTGGATGGGCCTGGTTATCTGTAGCCAAAAAAGATGGCAGTTTATTTATTTCTACAACTAATAATCAAGATAATCCGCTTATGAATACCACGCCTGTTCAAGAGCAAGGTTTACCTATTTTAGGGCTGGATTTGTGGGAACATGCCTATTACCTTCTTTACCAGAATAAGCGCCCAGCCTATATAGAGGCTTTTTGGAAAATCATTCACTGGGAAGAAGTTGAGCGTAGATACATGAGGGCGGTACAATAA
- a CDS encoding PASTA domain-containing protein has product MNKEKLKKLFKHLVYMACLSVTILYLFFYIVLPYITHQGKIVQVPDLTGIHLDALDEKLSKDHLHYVITDSSGYSAQLPPFTVLQQFPAAGAWVKENRKIYLTLNAENPPLVSMPSLIERSVRHAGLLLKNKGLKLGNIKYVPDVTEHAVLEQWHNGHPIAAGKPIHKGSIIDLVVSAGLGNRIIEVPNLIDMDIEEAKLLLLEQGMRIEVSDYVKSKKTSVGTIISQKPALGSKVPLGTPIHVSITKV; this is encoded by the coding sequence ATGAATAAAGAAAAGTTAAAAAAGCTATTCAAGCACCTCGTTTACATGGCTTGTTTGAGTGTAACGATCTTATATCTCTTTTTCTATATAGTATTACCTTATATTACCCATCAAGGTAAAATTGTTCAAGTACCTGACCTAACAGGCATACATTTAGATGCATTGGACGAAAAGCTGAGCAAAGACCATTTGCATTACGTTATAACCGATAGCAGTGGCTATTCCGCACAGCTGCCTCCCTTTACAGTTTTACAACAATTTCCTGCGGCAGGTGCTTGGGTTAAAGAAAACAGAAAGATCTATTTGACCCTAAATGCAGAAAATCCTCCACTTGTCTCTATGCCCAGCCTTATTGAACGTTCCGTTAGGCACGCGGGGCTACTGCTAAAGAACAAAGGGTTAAAATTAGGTAACATTAAATATGTCCCTGATGTTACAGAACATGCTGTTTTAGAACAGTGGCATAATGGTCATCCTATAGCTGCTGGAAAACCGATTCATAAAGGGTCCATTATTGATTTAGTCGTTAGCGCTGGATTAGGCAACCGAATCATTGAAGTACCAAATCTAATAGATATGGATATAGAGGAGGCTAAACTACTATTATTAGAACAAGGTATGCGAATAGAGGTATCGGATTATGTTAAAAGTAAAAAAACAAGCGTTGGCACGATTATAAGCCAAAAACCCGCACTAGGCAGTAAGGTGCCATTGGGGACGCCTATTCATGTTTCGATTACTAAGGTCTAA
- a CDS encoding nucleoside deaminase — MHPVHDDAFFMEAALKEAARAAEVGEVPVGAVIVADHKIIARAHNQVEQLRDPTAHAELLAITAAANYFNSKYLPNCTLYVTLEPCIMCSGALYWSQVKRLVFGASDPKRGYQTHANLTLHPRTAVQQDVLAKESNQLLICFFKKLRNTIL; from the coding sequence ATGCACCCCGTTCATGATGATGCTTTTTTTATGGAAGCGGCGTTAAAAGAGGCAGCGCGTGCTGCTGAAGTGGGGGAGGTGCCGGTTGGAGCTGTTATAGTAGCCGATCATAAGATTATTGCACGTGCCCATAACCAAGTCGAGCAGCTTAGGGATCCAACTGCTCATGCAGAGCTATTGGCCATAACCGCTGCTGCCAATTATTTTAACAGCAAATATCTTCCTAATTGTACCCTATATGTTACCCTAGAACCCTGTATTATGTGTAGTGGCGCGCTTTACTGGTCGCAAGTAAAGCGGCTTGTTTTTGGCGCTAGTGACCCCAAAAGAGGCTACCAAACCCACGCTAACCTTACCCTCCACCCACGTACGGCAGTTCAACAGGATGTTTTAGCTAAAGAAAGCAACCAATTGCTGATTTGTTTTTTTAAAAAGTTAAGAAACACTATATTGTAG
- the ftsH gene encoding ATP-dependent zinc metalloprotease FtsH, with protein MKQREKKFVQHNAPQSIFVLAILVILGLLFYYSKEKNTIAISEKRFETMMLNQEVKSVTLITNQHLVEVVLKEDALKKAHYQKELAARATWKSASGLVYTLRIPNFDIFDKKFAAIEANIAPEARIGYTCEERSEPASFINWSFLLTLFLIYWFFIRKPGNGMAGPGTQLFNMNTLKATIFDKDNQLKVTFQDVAGMKEAKEEVKEVVDFLKTPEKFTLLGGKIPKGVLLVGPPGTGKTLLAKAVAGEAGVPVICLSGSDFVEMFVGIGAARVRDLFKKAKEKAPCIIFIDEIDAVGRTRGKANMPGVNDERENTLNSLLVEMDGFSTNSGVIVIGATNRSEVLDPALLRPGRFDRQITIDNPDVVDREAIIRCHSKKLKLEKHIRIKQLAEQTPGFSGADLSNMCNEAALIAARKNRKFVTMTDFHAAIDRIIGGLEKKNKIISPEEKKIVAYHEAGHAIAGWFLEHAHPLVKVSIIPRGIAALGYAQYLLKEQFIYQENQLLDELAMALGGRAAEELIFGKISTGALNDLERTTKLAYSMVTVYGMNPKVGHLSFHNSKQADYTFTKPYSETTAYTIDEEVKAIIDGAYARVKGLLKEKIDKLTLLAEALLVRETIFKSDLERLIGKRFAKETKEVSVEDAAQASPSEEQSGDMEETEPCDGEQV; from the coding sequence ATGAAACAAAGAGAAAAAAAGTTTGTGCAACACAACGCTCCTCAGTCCATTTTTGTATTAGCCATATTAGTCATATTGGGATTGCTTTTTTATTACAGCAAAGAAAAAAATACGATTGCTATCTCTGAGAAGCGTTTTGAAACAATGATGCTCAATCAGGAGGTTAAGTCTGTTACTTTAATCACCAATCAACATCTAGTCGAAGTGGTGCTCAAGGAGGATGCATTAAAAAAAGCGCATTATCAAAAAGAGCTAGCAGCAAGAGCCACCTGGAAGAGTGCCAGCGGGTTGGTCTACACTTTACGCATACCCAATTTTGATATTTTTGATAAAAAGTTTGCAGCAATAGAAGCAAACATAGCACCTGAAGCCAGAATAGGCTACACTTGCGAGGAACGTTCAGAGCCTGCTAGCTTTATCAACTGGTCTTTTTTGCTCACGTTATTTCTGATTTATTGGTTCTTTATTCGTAAGCCAGGTAATGGCATGGCAGGTCCTGGCACGCAGCTTTTCAATATGAATACATTAAAAGCGACCATCTTTGATAAGGATAATCAATTGAAGGTTACCTTTCAAGATGTAGCTGGGATGAAAGAGGCCAAGGAAGAGGTAAAAGAGGTGGTAGACTTTTTAAAGACGCCTGAAAAATTCACCCTGCTTGGCGGAAAGATTCCTAAGGGGGTATTGTTGGTAGGTCCGCCAGGAACAGGCAAGACACTACTGGCCAAAGCAGTAGCTGGGGAAGCAGGTGTGCCTGTTATTTGTCTTTCTGGATCAGACTTTGTAGAAATGTTTGTAGGTATAGGTGCCGCTCGTGTCCGTGACCTCTTTAAAAAAGCAAAAGAAAAGGCGCCTTGTATTATTTTTATTGATGAAATAGACGCAGTGGGTAGAACACGGGGTAAGGCCAATATGCCTGGGGTGAATGATGAACGTGAAAATACTTTGAATTCTCTGTTGGTAGAAATGGATGGCTTTTCAACCAATTCTGGTGTGATTGTGATAGGTGCTACCAATAGATCAGAGGTATTGGACCCTGCACTGTTGCGCCCAGGAAGGTTTGATAGACAGATCACCATAGATAACCCAGATGTAGTGGATAGAGAGGCGATTATACGCTGCCATAGCAAAAAGCTAAAGCTAGAAAAACATATACGCATTAAGCAACTGGCAGAGCAAACACCAGGGTTCTCTGGAGCCGATCTATCTAATATGTGTAATGAAGCAGCTTTAATAGCAGCCAGAAAAAACAGAAAGTTTGTAACCATGACCGACTTTCATGCCGCTATTGATCGCATTATTGGTGGATTAGAGAAGAAAAACAAAATTATTTCTCCAGAAGAGAAAAAAATAGTAGCCTACCACGAAGCAGGCCATGCGATTGCTGGGTGGTTTTTAGAGCATGCACACCCACTAGTGAAGGTAAGTATTATACCACGTGGTATAGCCGCATTGGGTTATGCACAGTATTTGCTTAAAGAGCAATTCATCTATCAAGAAAATCAATTGCTCGATGAGCTAGCCATGGCGTTGGGAGGAAGAGCCGCTGAGGAGCTTATTTTTGGAAAGATTTCTACTGGTGCCTTAAATGATTTGGAGCGTACTACTAAATTGGCTTATAGCATGGTTACCGTCTATGGCATGAACCCTAAAGTAGGCCATCTTTCTTTCCATAACTCTAAGCAAGCAGACTATACGTTTACAAAACCTTACTCAGAAACAACTGCCTATACCATAGATGAAGAAGTAAAAGCCATTATAGATGGCGCGTATGCGCGTGTGAAAGGGTTACTCAAAGAAAAGATCGATAAGCTCACCCTTTTGGCCGAAGCGTTATTGGTAAGAGAAACAATATTTAAATCAGATTTAGAGCGTTTAATAGGCAAACGGTTTGCTAAAGAAACGAAAGAGGTCTCTGTTGAAGATGCCGCTCAAGCGTCACCAAGTGAAGAACAATCCGGTGATATGGAAGAAACGGAGCCTTGTGATGGAGAGCAAGTTTAA
- a CDS encoding D-alanine--D-alanine ligase family protein has translation MVNPKIGVLMGGFTPERHISLESGRNVYSKLLASTKYAPLPLFLSGSREAYRIFTLPAALLLKDNADDIHDVLLHPTRFSRSEALLTAIRKEAASITKHYAKDVIFTPEELTFSALKERIDFIFIALHGRPGEDGTLQKLLEAHDIPYNGSGIATTALTIDKYATNQFLAQKGFHVAQQFVVTKKDWSAHQDKVIHAIEEAFTYPIIAKPVDDGCSAGVMRITDSAMLVAYAAASFRDESLIAVDLIEALALQAADYIPRQARFLLETLIQKDQETLDCLETTTGLLTHIDPNGKTLYEVFEPSETVAADAVLSLEEKFLAGEGHNITPARFHNDTKAAEAICKSVKKQLRTIAAVLNLQGYARIDAFVKIYAHQKVEVWVIEINALPAMTPATCIFHQCALNGYTPFDFIDAIIQYGWTKRNFAVAVPALTLDR, from the coding sequence GTGGTGAACCCCAAAATAGGTGTGTTAATGGGCGGGTTTACACCCGAGCGACATATATCATTAGAAAGTGGGCGGAATGTTTATAGTAAATTGCTTGCCTCGACTAAATATGCACCCCTTCCACTGTTTCTATCTGGCTCTAGGGAAGCCTATCGTATTTTTACATTACCTGCTGCCCTTTTGCTTAAAGATAATGCAGATGATATCCATGATGTGCTCCTCCATCCAACTAGGTTTAGTAGATCAGAAGCATTATTAACCGCTATTAGAAAAGAAGCGGCCTCCATCACAAAGCATTATGCAAAGGATGTTATTTTTACACCGGAAGAGCTTACCTTTTCTGCCTTAAAAGAAAGAATAGATTTTATTTTTATAGCCTTGCATGGTAGACCTGGGGAAGATGGGACCTTACAAAAGCTATTAGAGGCCCATGATATACCCTATAATGGATCTGGTATAGCCACTACCGCTTTAACCATTGATAAGTATGCAACCAATCAATTTTTAGCCCAAAAAGGATTTCATGTTGCACAGCAGTTTGTGGTCACAAAAAAAGATTGGAGCGCCCATCAGGATAAAGTTATCCATGCTATAGAGGAAGCGTTTACCTATCCTATTATTGCCAAACCAGTTGATGATGGCTGTAGTGCAGGGGTAATGCGGATCACCGATAGCGCCATGTTAGTCGCTTATGCAGCTGCCAGTTTTAGAGATGAATCACTTATTGCTGTTGATCTGATCGAAGCATTAGCCTTGCAAGCAGCAGACTATATTCCTAGGCAAGCACGTTTTCTATTAGAAACACTCATCCAAAAAGATCAAGAAACCCTTGATTGTTTAGAGACCACAACAGGCTTATTGACCCATATAGATCCCAATGGCAAAACCTTATATGAGGTATTTGAGCCTTCAGAAACAGTAGCAGCAGATGCCGTACTTTCATTAGAAGAAAAGTTTTTAGCAGGGGAGGGGCATAATATTACCCCTGCACGCTTTCATAACGATACCAAAGCAGCTGAAGCCATTTGCAAAAGTGTCAAAAAGCAACTGCGCACCATAGCAGCAGTTTTAAATTTACAAGGCTATGCCAGAATAGATGCCTTTGTAAAAATTTATGCCCATCAAAAAGTAGAAGTTTGGGTCATTGAAATCAATGCCCTACCTGCTATGACACCAGCTACCTGTATTTTTCACCAATGCGCTTTAAATGGCTATACGCCATTTGATTTTATAGATGCCATTATTCAATATGGGTGGACCAAAAGAAATTTTGCAGTTGCTGTACCAGCGCTAACCTTAGATAGATGA
- a CDS encoding IS66 family transposase, whose amino-acid sequence MIYGFYHGHIASTKISFNKDTISLFTFLRRIPTVRKRVWYGLKAIARISGALQVSRMARDIMRADMLWKFYKNPVNIPLTNNLAERQIRHYVLYRKNSYFTQSERGNRFLERLISLYLT is encoded by the coding sequence TTGATCTATGGGTTTTATCATGGCCATATAGCTTCTACAAAGATAAGCTTTAATAAGGATACTATATCGCTGTTTACCTTTTTAAGACGCATTCCAACAGTGCGTAAGCGGGTCTGGTATGGCCTAAAAGCTATTGCTAGGATATCAGGTGCACTCCAGGTTAGTCGTATGGCTAGAGATATAATGCGAGCAGATATGTTATGGAAATTTTACAAAAATCCAGTAAACATTCCACTCACCAATAACCTGGCCGAAAGGCAAATCAGGCATTATGTGCTCTATCGTAAAAACTCATATTTTACGCAATCGGAAAGAGGGAATAGGTTCTTAGAACGACTCATCTCTTTATACCTAACTTAG